GCTCATTACAAGATGGACTAGTAGAAAATAGAGCGTAGTTGCGCTGCTGGCAAGATCCGGAGACGGACTgcagcgctcgctgtggaaacataatcattgactagagtgcCTGACGGACCATGTGTAAATCAAGTTAAGGGTAAGACTGACAAAAGGATTGTGGGGCATTTGCGCCTGCTAAACCTGtacaaatgtattaaaaagacacaaagtcacaaaaaacGGCCTCCTTTCTAtgcaaaaaaaagcacaattgaaaaaaaaattcaaataaagctTTATGCTTTTTGTGACTGCAATCCATTCTTAGTGAATCAAGCTCCTGATTCACTAGTCCCTCCTCTTCACACACTTTCAGTTTTTAATTGTCGTCTTGAGATATTCAAGAAGTTTCTTCTATGTCATTTCATGTGCAAACTAAACTAGCTGTAACATGAGCAATGTACTCAGTAAATCTAGATTAATTGCCTCTCTGAGTGAGTCATTCGTCCAAATtctgatttgatttaaattccAGTTCATTCACATAGACCAAAATGAACACTGTACTTTGGTCACTTGCCATGTGACCAATCGTGACTGTCCAATCAAACAAAGTCTCGTCTATAAAAAGGAGACAACAGATAGAGTTCTCTCAAGTAACCACATCAACTTCAACAATGACAGCAGCTAAGTTTGCTCTGTATGTGACGTGTCTTCTCATGGGGAGGATGGGTAAGTTATGTTGTTTTCAAGTGCATTTTATCTAATTTTCTTTATCTTTGATATGTTCTGCAATGCTTTTGTTTCTTAACATATTCACCCAGGAGAGTTATACATTTGCTTTGTCTCCATTTTCTCCTTAGCAGATGCGATTACCCTGGAATCGTCCTCGCATTCACGTTTCCTGTCGGTCAGTGTTGGTGAAGACGTGACCTTGGAATGCTTCCATGAAGACAGCTTGGCGTTAATGTTTTTCTGGTATAAACAAAGTCTGGGTCAGAAACCAGAGCTGGTGTCTAAGTTCTATAAGCATGACAAAAgtggctctctgattggtgaaTTTAAGAATGATCAACGCATTGAACTGGAAACTAGCCCTGGGAAATATAATGTGAGGATCACAGATGTGCAAATCTCAGACTCGGCTACTTACCACTGCATGAGTGGCTATTCCTATGTGTACGAATTTATGGAGGGCATTATTGTCCACGTCAAGACTTCAGATTTGAACGTCCCATTGTTCATCCACCAGTCCGCATCTGAGACCATCCAGCCAGGAGACTCTTTGACTCTGACCTGTACAGTCCACACTGGGACCTGTGATGGAGAACACAGTGTTTACTGGTTCAAAAactcagaaaaaacaaatccaggACTCATTTTCACCCGTGGAGGCCAGAATGATCAGTGTGAGAGGAACCCcgacacagatacaaacaccTGCGTTTACAACTTGCCAATGAAGAACCTGACCCGTTCTCTTGCTGGGACCTACTACTGCGCTGTTTCTTCATGTGGACGCATTCGGTTTGGAAACGGGACCACGGTGGACATAGAAGGTAAGGAAGTTTTGGACAAAGCATTGTTGCGGAGTGCTTTATATTTGatgaaaagaaataagaaatctttaaaatctCTTTATGTTAATCTGCAGATGGTGTAGACAATCTCGTCTTGGTGTATATATTGAGTGCAGCTTTGGCTCTTACTACCATCCTTGCTGTTTTGCTGGCTTACAAGGCATTTACAACATACAAGGCGACCAGCCACAAATGCACAGGTAGGCCACACTGATGTTGTttaaatctgtttctgtgttcaggAAATAAAAATTTATACAATCCATTTTGTCAACCAACAGAAGACTGAAAAAAGTGCCCAAACAGCCCAATCATATGGCTGTGccattatttgattttaaacagTTTTGCATCAATGTAGAACGTGATTGAATGTAGAAATTAGATACAAACACAACTGTTATTTTTTCTTGGGAAGGCCATTTATAGAAACATAGCTTTGCTTAACGACTTAATATCAACTGTTGTCTCAAGCTCTTGAGAAATTAACTTCATACTGTTGTAAAACCGAGCATGTTTATCCCAAATAACGGGATGAATAAGTCGATGTCTCGAGAAAGCAACCAAAATTTACTTCTTATCATGGtaaaacagagtaaaataaaatgtatggatgtatgaTCACAAGGGCTTCCATAAATTTATCCTCTGGTTTGTTTAATCATAAGTCAAAACACTGAAAAGAAAGCACAATGCAATGACATTCAGtccaaattaaatgaaaataatttgtttatttacatccaGGCCCTGAAGCAAGAACCTCAG
This portion of the Labrus bergylta chromosome 22, fLabBer1.1, whole genome shotgun sequence genome encodes:
- the LOC109992842 gene encoding V-set and immunoglobulin domain-containing protein 1 isoform X2, which codes for MTAAKFALYVTCLLMGRMDAITLESSSHSRFLSVSVGEDVTLECFHEDSLALMFFWYKQSLGQKPELVSKFYKHDKSGSLIGEFKNDQRIELETSPGKYNVRITDVQISDSATYHCMSGYSYVYEFMEGIIVHVKTSDLNVPLFIHQSASETIQPGDSLTLTCTVHTGTCDGEHSVYWFKNSEKTNPGLIFTRGGQNDQCERNPDTDTNTCVYNLPMKNLTRSLAGTYYCAVSSCGRIRFGNGTTVDIEDGVDNLVLVYILSAALALTTILAVLLAYKAFTTYKATSHKCTGPEARTSAALDPNAEGGQDSENLHYAALRRNKANRSTRQRDDSSSECVYSGVRQ
- the LOC109992842 gene encoding V-set and immunoglobulin domain-containing protein 1 isoform X1 translates to MTAAKFALYVTCLLMGRMADAITLESSSHSRFLSVSVGEDVTLECFHEDSLALMFFWYKQSLGQKPELVSKFYKHDKSGSLIGEFKNDQRIELETSPGKYNVRITDVQISDSATYHCMSGYSYVYEFMEGIIVHVKTSDLNVPLFIHQSASETIQPGDSLTLTCTVHTGTCDGEHSVYWFKNSEKTNPGLIFTRGGQNDQCERNPDTDTNTCVYNLPMKNLTRSLAGTYYCAVSSCGRIRFGNGTTVDIEDGVDNLVLVYILSAALALTTILAVLLAYKAFTTYKATSHKCTGPEARTSAALDPNAEGGQDSENLHYAALRRNKANRSTRQRDDSSSECVYSGVRQ